A stretch of the Papaver somniferum cultivar HN1 chromosome 6, ASM357369v1, whole genome shotgun sequence genome encodes the following:
- the LOC113285527 gene encoding cinnamoyl-CoA reductase-like SNL6 gives MDLLESWDVIDGRSQIEQKRMSVIRDGELVQEFMDEIEVRAAHNVLEACAQTDTMEKVIFTSSVTAVIWGEDHKSTTADKELSERNWSDVKPGNP, from the exons ATGGATTTGCTAG AATCATGGGATGTTATTGACGGGAGATCACAGATTGAACAAAAGAGGATGTCTGTGATACGCGATGGTGAATTGGTACAG GAGTTTATGGATGAAATTGAGGTTAGAGCTGCTCATAACGTATTAGAAGCTTGTGCCCAGACAGATACGATGGAGAAGGTTATATTCACATCATCTGTAACAGCAGTTATTTGGGGAGAAGACCATAAATCCACCACCGCCGACAAAGAACTCTCTGAAAGGAATTGGAGTGATGTCAAGCCgggtaacccgtga
- the LOC113290611 gene encoding WAT1-related protein At1g25270-like — protein sequence MVLVQIISTGMTIAYKLAINDEMNLRILIAYRSIFATIFIIPIAFFVEKGARPKLTWTILFQSFLCALFGFSLSQNMYIESMHLTSATFPAAMTNLIPAITFTMAVIFRLEKLRFRSLEGRLKVGGTVLGIGGAMFLTFYRGLELPMWSSDILHIEHGLGRVSGIKPLGAILSIGSCVSYSLWLIIQTKLSQSYPCYYSSTALIVSMASVQSAGFALCTVRDWSEWKLGWNVRLFSVIYSGNSPVEDNHDSSARS from the exons ATGGTGCTAGTTCAGATAATATCAACAGGAATGACAATTGCATACAAGTTGGCAATCAATGATGAAATGAACTTGAGGATTCTAATTGCATATCGATCTATCTTTGCAACAATTTTTATCATCCCCATTGCGTTTTTTGTCGAAAA GGGTGCCAGGCCAAAGCTTACATGGACCATTCTCTTCCAATCTTTTCTCTGTGCGTTATTCGG GTTTAGTTTGTCTCAAAATATGTACATAGAAAGTATGCATTTGACATCGGCAACCTTCCCCGCAGCTATGACAAATCTGATTCCCGCAATAACTTTCACAATGGCAGTAATTTTCAG gCTTGAGAAGTTGCGTTTCCGGTCACTTGAAGGTAGACTGAAGGTTGGAGGGACGGTACTTGGAATTGGAGGAGCGATGTTTTTGACATTCTATAGAGGTTTAGAGCTTCCAATGTGGTCATCCGATATTTTACACATTGAACACGGTTTGGGACGTGTTTCTGGAATAAAACCTCTCGGGGCGATTCTCTCTATTGGAAGTTGCGTGTCTTATTCATTATGGCTCATTATTCAG ACGAAACTTAGCCAGAGTTACCCCTGTTACTACTCCAGCACAGCCTTGATAGTTTCTATGGCATCGGTTCAATCCGCTGGCTTCGCCTTATGCACCGTTAGGGACTGGTCAGAATGGAAGCTCGGGTGGAATGTTCGGCTATTTTCAGTGATTTACTCG GGAAATTCACCAGTAGAAGACAATCATGATTCAAGTGCAAGATCATAG